The Leptospira koniambonensis sequence TATTAAATGCACTGAATACTTACTCAAAAGAAAAACTTCTCTCTATAAATATCCTACCAGGGACAGTGGATACTATCTTGGAGCATCGACCTTATAAGGATATTACCCAAGCTAGATCTTACACATTCCAAACGGACACTGCAGGAAGTTTGATGTTGTTTGCACAGCTTATCATGATCGTACAAAGGGAAGGTGTTCTTGCATTCGGTATCACATTAATACTTGTGATCATAGTTTTAGGACTATTCTATAGAGCTGTTTTGCCTGCGCTTCTGTCGTTGATCCCACTTCTATTAGGACTCTTGGTCACAGTAGGGGTCATGGCGATCATAGATCTTAAATTAAATTTTATGAATGTTCTGGTATTCCCTGTCATTATAGGATACGGAATACAAAACGGGATCTATATCTATTATAGATTCAGAGAAGATCATGATATTGTAAAAGCGATGGCAATGGTTGGACCTGCGGTGATCGCATCTACATTGACTACTTTGGTTGGATGGAGCGCATTACTTCTTGCAAACCAAAGAGGCCTACATTCTATCGGGAAAGTAGCAACAATCGGTATCGGCGCATGTTTACTCATAGCACTTACTCTTCTTCCTGCAATTTTGGAATTAGCATACAGAAGCCGTAAACAAGAAGAATCAGAAAGAATTCCATTCGGATTAGAACCAGATGAAGAAGGTTCCGAAACAGTTTCTGAATTTGTAATTGAAGAAACTTCTCCAAAACCTAAAGCCAAAAAAGTCGCTAAAAAAAAGGCAGCTCCTAAAAAGAAAACTGGGAAGAAAAAATGAGATCTAAACTAATACTTCTATTTTTAATTTTTTCTTCCTTTGTAAATTGTGCGGTAAAACAAATTAGGAGCGCGCCTAATTTTGAATCTTCTTTAGATAAGTTCAAAAGATTAACTGTAGCGATCGATTCCAGTTCTAAAGTGAATCAAGTGGAAGCAAGCCTGGTAAAATCCATGGCGGAACAGGAATTGGCCCACCATAAGGAATTTATTGTTTATCCGGACCCTTCTAGCAAAAACCAAAATTGCAAATCTCCTGTCGGAAAGTCCCAAGGAGTTCTTACTCTTAAATTAGAAGAGACCTTGAAAGGAACCACCCCATCTTTTTTGGTTTGGTTAAGCCCTGCCACATTCGGGCCTTCTTTCGATGGGATCAAAATTTCTATCCAGGCACAGATCCAAAAATGTGATACTAAGGAAACCCTTTGGGAAGGAAATGCTTCCTCTTCTTACCCTATGGGAGGAGATGAAGAAGCAACACTTCGGACCAGCTACGAGAACAAATTCGGAAAATCTGTAGGACCGAAAGTGCTTCCATATTACGATATTCTAAAGTCACTTTTGGATAAGATTGCAAGCCCTGTTTTAAACGAAGCTGAGCAGGATGAGAAGATAGAAGTAGAATCCGGCTTTTGAAATAAAAGGCGGCCCCCACCCTGGTTTGGGTGGCGGAGGAGGGCCAGTGGGAAACCCCTGGCTCCCTATATCATAAAATCATTATATTCGCTATTCTTATCCGAGATTCCCGCGGAATTTTCATTCCAAGTTCATGTTAGCAACAATTTCTAATTCATAAACGTCCTATTTTATTTTTAAATAACGAACATTGTTTCTATAAGATCTTGTTCTAACTTCTTCTTGACCAAAATCTCTGTATCGATTGCTATACTCGGAATCGATTTTTCGTGAGGGAAAGAATGAATTTAGTGAATAATATATCCAAGGCTTCCACAGCTGCATTCTGGCTTTTATGGTTGGGAGTATTGAGCGGAATCGTACAACTCGTAAATTTACATCCAAGTCTGGATGGAATTGTTCTCACTCTAGGTTGGGTGATTTTAGGGATCCATATTTTAGAAGTTGGTATCTATTCCTTTCGTGCTGGAGATAGAGGCGGATTCAAAATCGCAGACGCAGCCCAAGTTTTTGTATTCGGGGTATTCCACCTAATTCCTGTAAGCTTTTCGGATAAGAAATAGAAATTACAAAAAACCCCCGGAACCGGGGGTTTAGAATATTCTAAAATATTAAACTAATTTAGGTAGTTTATTTACGATGTCTGCGTATTCTGCAGCCATACCTTTTATAACATCTCCCGCAGGAATGATGGAATCGATCTGAGCCACTCCGTGACCCGCAGACCAAATGTCTCTCCAACGTTTGAATTCCTGATCAATATCCGTACTACCTTCGTTATGGAAATTATCTCCTGCTTTTTCTACGGAACGTTTTAGCCAATTAGCAGGAATTCCTGAAATTTTTTCGGTATAAACGATCTCTTCAGGTGCGGACTCAACGATCATCTCTTTATATTCTTGAGAAGCAGCAGCTTCTTTGGTAGCGATTAATCTTGTTCCGATATAAACTGCATCTGCTCCTAAGGACATTGCAGCAGCCATTTGTGCACCACCGCTGATCGCACCCGCGGCAAGAACAGGAAGACCAATCTCTTTTTTCAGATAAGGGAATAAGCTGAAAGGAGAAATATTTCCAGCATGTCCACCAGCACCTTGGGCAACCGCAACTAAAGCGTCTGCTCCAGACTTAGCGACTAAATTCGCATGTCTTAATGTAGTTACGTCACAGAAAACTTTTGTGCCTACTGATTTTGCCTCGTTAATAATGGAACGAGGACTTCCTAAACTGGTAATGATCAATTCTACTTTGAATTCTAAAAGTATTTCTAAGTGTTTTGCCCAGTTAGGGTTATGAGCCTTATGTAAAATTAAGTTAACGCCGATCGGTTTTTTGGTCCTGGATCGGATATCTTCCAAACCTCTTCTTAATTCTTCAACGGTTCGGTAGTTTTGAGAAGGAAATGTTCCAAGGCCTCCGGCTTCGGAAACTGCAACAACTAGATCAGGGTATGAAACGAGAAACATGGGAGCCCCGATAATGGGTAGATCGATTCCAAGCATCTCCGTTACGGGAGTTTTTATTTTCATAAGAGGAAAGCTTTCATTCTGATCAGATTCCATCTATCTTTTTTTTCTGGCAGAAGAAAATCAGATATTGAAACTGGGGACTATGATCGTAACAGTCTCTTCTTACAAAATACTTCCGGAAAGGATCCAAGAATTTCAGGAAATCAGCAGTGAACTTTCCAAAGAATCTCTCAAAGAGAACGGTGTTCTTAGATTTGATCTGCTTCAAAATGATGGAGACGAAGGTAGATTTCTGATTATAGAAGCGTATGAAAGCGAATCTAAACGTAAGTCTCATTTAGAAACCCCTCATTTCGTAAATTGGAGAAGAACAGTGCCTGAGATGTTCTCACAAGGAACTACCACCGTTTATTATAAACCTGTATCTCCCAAACCTGAAGATTGGAAAAAATAATTAAGATATAAACCGCTCCGCGCTTTTAGGGACTTTATTTTTGGACACGGAGTCCAAAAATATTATGGTACTATATACAAATACAAGCGCTGATTTTATTTCTTCTTTTGGTCATAACTCTCATCATAAAGATCATTCCGAAGTGAATGAGTCTGAAATTTTAGACGCCTATTCCAAATCTGTCATACATGCAGTGGACTCTGTTGGTCCGAGTGTAGTTCATCTACAAGTCACAAACAAAAAAGGAGAAGGAGGAAGTGGTTCAGGATTCTTCCTCACTCCTGACGGATTTATAGCAACCAATAGCCATGTGGTAGATGGCGCTGTTAAAATTAAGGCAAACCTTTCGGATGGTTCCAGTAAAGAAGCGGAACTCGTAGGAAACGATCCTCATACAGACGTTGCTGTCTTAAAAGTTCATGGAGGATTGTTTCCTCATTCTAGTTTTACAGACTCCAAAAAACTAAAAGTTGGACAACTAGTGGTCGCGATCGGGAATCCTTACGGTTTCGAATCCACAGTCACAGCAGGAGTCGTAAGTGCACTCGGAAGAACATTAAGATCTCGTAATGGACGCCTGATAGACAATGTGATTCAAACAGATGCTGCTCTAAATCCTGGAAATTCAGGAGGTCCACTCGTAGACTTCCAGGGAAGAGTTGTAGGTATCAATACTGCGATCATTCTACCTGCCCAAGGTATCTGTTTTGCAGTCGCCTCAAACACCGCAGAATATGTGATCACACGCCTCATCACAAATGGTGCAGTCAAAAGAGGATATTTAGGAATTGCTGGGCAAAATCAAAAAATCCCGCCATTCACCAAATCTCTAAACAAGTTAGGCTCAGAATCAGGGATTTTAGTTTTATCCCTGGAACCAAGCTCTCCTGCAGACCGCGCTGGGATACGGAACGGAGACTTGATCATAAACCTGGATGATAAAGAGATCCATACGATAGATGACCTTCATAAGATCTTAGATGAGACTTCGATTGGGAAAAAATTGGGAATTCGATTATTAAGAGACGGGTCTATCAGAAGTTTTTTCATCGAACCAGGCGAACTGAAATAAGAGGCGCAGAGTAAAAGGAGCTGTATTTTTTTCACACACAGAGCCGCCGAGACGCTGAGGATTTCCGATTGATTGTCAAAAGAGATTTTTCGATTTCCTTTCTAAAAACTCTCTGCGACTTTGCGCCTCTGCGTGCCTAATCTCGGCGTCTCTTTTAACTCTGTGTCTCTCTCTTAACTCTGCGGCTCCTTACTGGATCTCAGGAACATCCATTAGAAGAAGTTCTGAATCTTCCAAAGCGTTTACTTTCAGAAGGTCTGTTCTCGGAAAACCTGCACCATCTCGAGTCGAAAGTTCGGTCCCGTTAATATTCACTTTTCCTGATATTAGAAAAGCGTAAACTCCACCACTCTTATTCCTGGACTCATATTGCAGTTCTTTTCCTGCTTCTGCATTCCCTAAAGAGAACCATGCATTTTGGTTGATCCAAAGGCCTTCTGCAGATTCTTTAGGAGATACAACCAGTTGGAATCTATTCTTCCTATCTTCCGGAAGGAATTTTTTCTGATCGTATCTTGGTTGAGCTCCCCTTTTATCAGGTATCACCCAAATCTGTAAAAAGTTCACAGGATCAGTTTCAGAATGATTGTACTCTGAATGAACGATGCCTGTTCCAGCAGACATTACCTGAACTTCGCCGGAATTGATAACTCCAGATGTTCCGATGCTATCTTTATGTTCTAATGCGCCTTTGATCGGTATAGAGATGATTTCCATATCTTGGTGAGGATGCGGATCGAAACCTCTGCCCGGGGCAACGATATCGTCGTTCAATACTCGCAAAGAACCAAATCTGATCCTTTCCGGATTCATATAGCTTCCGAAAGAAAATGTATGATTCGATTTCAACCAACCGAAATCCACTTTCCCTCTCGTGCCTGCCTTATGAACTACCGCTTCCATTTTTATCTCCTTTCCCCTTTTCGGGGTGAATACTTTTTAGACCGACCCTGTCTCAGATAGTTCAAATTTAAAGTATCTTGGCTTTATTTAAAACCAAGATGGATAGGAATATTTTAGAACCTTAATCGAAACTAGGAGTCCCGGATACTACGATACAACGGAACAAGAAGATAGGAGGAAGATACAAACCTTTTGTGTATACTTCTCCGCTTGCAAGTGATTGGGTTCCTGGAGGCGCCTTGTCCATCGCATGATTGTATGCGCTTTGTAGATCAGGAACATATCTTGCGAACATAAAAGGAAAAATTTGTACTACACAATCTTCTCCCTCTACTTTTTTAGAAGAGAAGACTGGTCTTTCTTTTGCAGGTACAACTCTTTCTACACGATAGATCATTGTTTCAGCGCCGCTGCAGTAAGTGAATAAAAATAGGAAAACGGATAAGATCCCAAATCGTAAAACTTTCATTGAGATATCTCCAAACCATAATAGAGCCGATAACATGTATCGAACATTCCTTGGTCATACTGAAAGATCTCCAAATCTCTGATATGAGTGGCTGTAGGATTTTTTTCAGGAATTCTTTGTAGAATATTACGGATATTTTCATTACATCCTTTTTCATTCTGTTTGTATAAACTTTGCTCTACCTGAGGGGGAAGAGGTTTCATTCGGATATTTTGGAAGAAGAAGATAGTCTTCGAATAACATCCGCTAAATACTACACAGAGTAGAAGAATATAAATCCGCTTGAATTCCATGATCTTGAATATTAAACAATAACCTGCAAATTATGCAAGAGATTATAATCCTAATTTTCCTTCGAATAATAAGACGATACATCCTATTGCAGATCCAACTAAAAAACCCAATAAACTTCCGTTGATCCTGATCTTCTCTAGTACTCTTCTGGTTTTTAGTTCTAAATTTTCCCTGAATTGTTTGGGTTCCAATAATTTCAGCCCTTTAGAGATCTGTTCCCCCACATATTGCGAAACGGATTCGTTCGTTTTAGAACTTAAAAATTCCAAGAAGGAGCGGATCGGTCCGTATTCTCTTAGATTTTCTAATTTAGAAATTTCTTCTTTATGTGTCAGAACAACTTCACTGATCAATCGATTCAATTGTTCTCTGCCGAAATCCGCTAAGGCACGAACAGCTTCTTCTCTTCTCTCAACTGGAAACTCGTTCCAGGAACCTATATATAATTCTACACATTCGGAGAATATGGAGTATAATTCAAATAGGACTTCTTCCTCTTCAGTTTCAAAATCTTTTCCTTCTTTTAGGCCTTCTCCGAATTCTTTGATCCTTTTTTGTGGATCGATAAGCCAGATCAAAGGTTTTGCAAGAAAAGAAAGTCCTTTAGTAATTCTTTGGACCCTTTCTCCGAAATCCTGATGATCTGAAACCTTCATCAGGGTTTCTCCCACCAAGAACCGAACAGTGGAGAGTATTTCCTTGCGACTATTCAATTCATGTAAGATTTGTTTATCTGCACCTGAAAATTTAAAATTAGAAACATATAATACTATATCTTCTTCTATTTTGTCCCAGATCAGATTTAAGAATTCTCTGACTTCTTTTTCTCCTTTCAGATGTTTGTCTAAAAGTTCTCTGATCGCCTGGATATTTTCAGGTTCATCCAAGATCCCGTCTAAATAGGATTTTAATTTATGTTCACTGATCAGGTCAGAAGAAACCCAGCGGCCAATTTCTTCTGCGATTGTTTCACTTTCGGATTCAACTGCTTTATAAGTTTTCCAAACAGCAAACCAATCACAAATCGCTCCGACGAGTCCACCTTCTAAGCCGTGAATGAAAATATTCCCCCAAATATAAAGGCTCCATTTTTGCCAGAGCCCTAAAATGAGAATACTTCCGAACAACACTAAAAGTGAATTCGAAACGAATTGAAGTTTAGAGTACGGTTTATTGCCGTACAGTTCCATTAACGGAAAAACCACCTTCCTTTCACAAAGGAAGAGAATATAAAGAAAATTGGCAGAAGGAAAAGGACGATAGTCAAGAAGACTGAATTCCCCTTAATAAATTTCAGATCAGAATTCTGTTTTTGAGAACAAACCAAAATTTCATTCCTCTGGGTCTGGAATAATATTCCACCTTCCGCATCTTCCCAACTAGGAAAGAAGGATCTTCGAATAAGTTTACAATTATGATTTTCTAATGTAGATTGTTCCTGCTTTTCTGCAGAAGAAATTTCAGGTCCTGCAAAAATTTCTTCATCCGAATAAATACGAGGTAAGATCGGGAGTTCAGGTAATAATACTGGTTCTTTAGGTTTTTCTTTTACAGGGAAAAATCTGCCTAAAAATTCATTTCTATCTGAGAATGAAAGATCTCCGTATTTGGATTTGAATTCTTCCTTCCAAGTATTATGCTCTTTAGGAACATTCAATACTAGCAAACCCTGGAACCAATTATTATAATTAGGTCCGATTGCTTCTATTTCCTTTTTGCCGATACGAGCGAATACGATTCCTGCATCTAATCCTTCGTGCAAGATCGCTTCGTTTGTATTATACAAGAATCTTTTTGGGCGAAGTGATTTACCTCCGCTCAGTTCCTTATAATCAGCAACTCCCCAAGGTTTTTCAGTCAGGACCGCAATATCTGCACCTGGATTTTTTACCTTAAATAGGAATAAGAAAGATTTATTCTCCAATTCTTTTTCGTAAGTTTCAGAAGGAGAATCATTTGTGCGCAATCCTTCTCTATTCACCCAACCTCTTACTAATTCAAAACGAGTCGGATTTAGTTTTAGGATTTTATAAAGTTTTTCAGTGGAACCTATAATATAAGAAGTTCCGTTCGCCTGCAAAAATCTGTGGAGCCCAATACCTGCATCTTCCAAAGAAAGTTCTTCTTCATACCCTGGATTTTTTTTCCAAGCAGTCCATGGGAGATAGCGACTTAAATAAGGTTGAAGCGCAAGAGAAGTCAAAGAAGCATCCGCTTCCATTCCTAATAAACTTCTATGACCTGCTCTTCTGATCAACAGTCCCAATGTAAAAGGACTGTCCCCCCATTTTCTATGAGAGTCGATTTCTGGAAAAATTTTAGAATCTTTAGGAAGTTCCGAAAGTGCAACTTCTACATCTTTCATTTCCATAGCTGAGAAACTGTCTTTTAAGAATGTAGTATTCTCTTTCCATTCTAACTCTGGATGCCATAAGAAGAATCTTACTAATGCAAAGAACAAAAGTGCAGCGACTGAATATTGCGCGGTCAAAGAAGAAGTTCTATTTTTCAGCAAATGAACTGCAGTTTCCAAACCCGAAAAAGTTAAAAATAATAAAGAAAGATCTAATGCTCTATACCAAGGAAATCCTAAACCAGGGAAAAATTTAGAAAGAGACGTATCCACGCCGATCCAATAAAAGATCAAACTCGCAAAAAACACAAACCTGGAAGCAGGTGGAAAAATTTTACGTTTTAGAATAGAACGAATTCCTAATAGAAAGAGCGCTGGGAATACTACCTGTATC is a genomic window containing:
- a CDS encoding putative quinol monooxygenase, with protein sequence MIVTVSSYKILPERIQEFQEISSELSKESLKENGVLRFDLLQNDGDEGRFLIIEAYESESKRKSHLETPHFVNWRRTVPEMFSQGTTTVYYKPVSPKPEDWKK
- a CDS encoding S1C family serine protease, with the translated sequence MVLYTNTSADFISSFGHNSHHKDHSEVNESEILDAYSKSVIHAVDSVGPSVVHLQVTNKKGEGGSGSGFFLTPDGFIATNSHVVDGAVKIKANLSDGSSKEAELVGNDPHTDVAVLKVHGGLFPHSSFTDSKKLKVGQLVVAIGNPYGFESTVTAGVVSALGRTLRSRNGRLIDNVIQTDAALNPGNSGGPLVDFQGRVVGINTAIILPAQGICFAVASNTAEYVITRLITNGAVKRGYLGIAGQNQKIPPFTKSLNKLGSESGILVLSLEPSSPADRAGIRNGDLIINLDDKEIHTIDDLHKILDETSIGKKLGIRLLRDGSIRSFFIEPGELK
- a CDS encoding DUF445 family protein, producing MELYGNKPYSKLQFVSNSLLVLFGSILILGLWQKWSLYIWGNIFIHGLEGGLVGAICDWFAVWKTYKAVESESETIAEEIGRWVSSDLISEHKLKSYLDGILDEPENIQAIRELLDKHLKGEKEVREFLNLIWDKIEEDIVLYVSNFKFSGADKQILHELNSRKEILSTVRFLVGETLMKVSDHQDFGERVQRITKGLSFLAKPLIWLIDPQKRIKEFGEGLKEGKDFETEEEEVLFELYSIFSECVELYIGSWNEFPVERREEAVRALADFGREQLNRLISEVVLTHKEEISKLENLREYGPIRSFLEFLSSKTNESVSQYVGEQISKGLKLLEPKQFRENLELKTRRVLEKIRINGSLLGFLVGSAIGCIVLLFEGKLGL
- a CDS encoding pirin family protein — encoded protein: MEAVVHKAGTRGKVDFGWLKSNHTFSFGSYMNPERIRFGSLRVLNDDIVAPGRGFDPHPHQDMEIISIPIKGALEHKDSIGTSGVINSGEVQVMSAGTGIVHSEYNHSETDPVNFLQIWVIPDKRGAQPRYDQKKFLPEDRKNRFQLVVSPKESAEGLWINQNAWFSLGNAEAGKELQYESRNKSGGVYAFLISGKVNINGTELSTRDGAGFPRTDLLKVNALEDSELLLMDVPEIQ
- a CDS encoding NAD(P)H-dependent flavin oxidoreductase; this encodes MKIKTPVTEMLGIDLPIIGAPMFLVSYPDLVVAVSEAGGLGTFPSQNYRTVEELRRGLEDIRSRTKKPIGVNLILHKAHNPNWAKHLEILLEFKVELIITSLGSPRSIINEAKSVGTKVFCDVTTLRHANLVAKSGADALVAVAQGAGGHAGNISPFSLFPYLKKEIGLPVLAAGAISGGAQMAAAMSLGADAVYIGTRLIATKEAAASQEYKEMIVESAPEEIVYTEKISGIPANWLKRSVEKAGDNFHNEGSTDIDQEFKRWRDIWSAGHGVAQIDSIIPAGDVIKGMAAEYADIVNKLPKLV
- a CDS encoding MXAN_6521/LA_1396 family lipoprotein, whose amino-acid sequence is MRSKLILLFLIFSSFVNCAVKQIRSAPNFESSLDKFKRLTVAIDSSSKVNQVEASLVKSMAEQELAHHKEFIVYPDPSSKNQNCKSPVGKSQGVLTLKLEETLKGTTPSFLVWLSPATFGPSFDGIKISIQAQIQKCDTKETLWEGNASSSYPMGGDEEATLRTSYENKFGKSVGPKVLPYYDILKSLLDKIASPVLNEAEQDEKIEVESGF